In the genome of Polaribacter atrinae, one region contains:
- a CDS encoding aspartate:alanine exchanger family transporter — translation MEFFLELLTKDYFVLFLVIGLGIALGNVRIKGISFDTSAVIFVAIFFGYLYNLNGITFNIPPIIQSVGLVLFIYTIGMQAGPSFFSSFKEQGAKLIILAGLTVITGGITAVSISYIYDVDMNMMSGLLTGALTSTPGLAASIEASQSPLASIGYGIAYPFGVLGVILFVKLGPSLFRINIKNEEKDFEEKSKSNTPLVINKNLIISNENVNGKTIRELRIRFMTKANISRIMKPNQLPISPTKDTILETGDIIKAVGTVNALQRIEVLLGKVTDIKIPRSGTYEVKWYVVSNDAVVNKTIEELNLLENYSATITRIRRASIDLAPHPSTKIKYGDKILVSCSKGNVPAVTQLFGDSLKRIGQTSFLPVAFGIVIGILVGAIAIPLGGIALKLGLTGGVLLSSIFLSWKGKFATVIWNLSGPANQILRQFGLLLFLTPVGLKAGQSLISAIEKHGFILFLYGALITLIPMIITVLVGRFFLKINFLSILGALTGGMTSTPGLSATDSMTESDAPQIAYAAVYPFSLVLIIIVAEVMALL, via the coding sequence ATGGAATTTTTTTTAGAATTACTCACTAAAGATTACTTTGTGTTATTTCTAGTCATTGGTTTAGGGATTGCCCTAGGGAACGTTCGTATAAAAGGAATTAGTTTTGATACTTCTGCGGTTATTTTTGTCGCTATCTTTTTTGGATATCTGTACAATTTAAATGGGATTACCTTTAATATTCCTCCAATTATACAAAGTGTAGGGTTGGTCTTATTTATTTATACCATAGGTATGCAAGCAGGCCCCTCTTTTTTTAGTTCTTTTAAAGAGCAGGGAGCTAAATTAATTATTTTGGCAGGACTTACAGTTATAACGGGTGGAATAACTGCTGTGTCTATTTCTTATATTTATGATGTAGATATGAATATGATGAGTGGTTTGTTAACAGGTGCGTTAACATCTACACCTGGTTTGGCGGCTTCTATAGAGGCTTCTCAATCCCCTTTAGCATCTATTGGTTATGGTATTGCGTATCCATTTGGTGTTTTAGGTGTTATTTTATTTGTAAAATTAGGACCTTCATTATTTAGAATAAATATTAAGAATGAGGAAAAGGATTTTGAAGAAAAATCGAAATCTAATACCCCATTGGTTATCAATAAAAACTTGATTATCTCTAATGAAAACGTGAACGGTAAAACGATAAGAGAATTGAGAATTCGTTTTATGACCAAGGCTAATATTTCACGTATTATGAAGCCTAATCAACTGCCTATTTCTCCTACAAAAGATACTATTTTAGAAACGGGAGATATTATAAAGGCAGTAGGTACAGTAAATGCATTACAAAGAATAGAAGTTTTATTAGGTAAAGTTACCGATATTAAAATTCCTAGAAGTGGAACATATGAAGTAAAATGGTATGTAGTAAGCAATGATGCTGTGGTAAATAAGACTATTGAAGAACTTAACCTTTTAGAAAATTATTCTGCTACCATAACGCGTATTAGAAGAGCTAGTATAGATTTAGCTCCACATCCATCAACCAAAATAAAATATGGTGATAAGATTTTAGTCTCTTGTTCTAAAGGAAATGTTCCTGCGGTTACTCAGCTCTTTGGCGATAGTTTAAAAAGAATAGGACAAACAAGTTTTTTACCAGTAGCATTTGGTATTGTTATTGGTATTCTTGTGGGGGCTATAGCCATTCCGTTAGGAGGTATCGCTTTAAAATTAGGGCTTACTGGTGGTGTACTTTTATCTTCTATATTTTTAAGTTGGAAAGGGAAATTTGCTACTGTAATTTGGAATTTATCAGGTCCCGCAAATCAAATATTACGTCAGTTCGGACTTTTATTGTTTTTAACGCCTGTAGGTTTAAAAGCAGGACAGAGTTTAATTTCGGCGATTGAAAAACACGGTTTTATTTTGTTTTTATATGGTGCTCTTATTACTTTGATTCCGATGATTATTACGGTGCTTGTTGGTCGTTTCTTTTTAAAAATTAACTTTTTATCTATTTTAGGAGCATTAACAGGAGGTATGACATCTACACCAGGTTTAAGTGCTACCGATTCTATGACGGAATCTGATGCACCACAAATAGCTTATGCGGCTGTATACCCTTTTTCTTTGGTACTTATAATTATTGTTGCAGAAGTAATGGCACTGTTATAA
- a CDS encoding DUF6973 domain-containing protein — MKKTLFLLTILFALQSFGQSNFKSFFKLSAPIKKWVIFHPFKAVKSLEISKETNKVADSIAKTDVLDKDGAGGQVDAFRHAYWMARLAQEMGESSARSLGEAHEKENYLTYKKQKLEDGVVPDEISSEMDLHNNEEGLKLITKGSVVSKKGLIYRIVNAIEEGKMKIIKKDKKGNFLTCNGEVIHKEALRGKWENDKCLIPSNTK, encoded by the coding sequence ATGAAAAAGACACTATTTCTTTTAACTATACTTTTTGCTCTACAATCATTTGGGCAATCTAATTTTAAAAGTTTTTTTAAACTTTCTGCACCCATTAAAAAATGGGTTATTTTTCATCCTTTTAAAGCTGTAAAATCGTTAGAGATTTCTAAAGAAACAAATAAAGTAGCAGATTCTATTGCAAAAACAGATGTATTAGATAAAGATGGAGCTGGTGGGCAAGTAGATGCTTTTAGGCATGCATACTGGATGGCAAGATTAGCACAAGAAATGGGTGAGAGCTCTGCACGTTCTTTAGGAGAAGCACATGAAAAAGAAAATTATTTAACATACAAAAAACAAAAATTAGAAGATGGTGTTGTGCCGGATGAAATTTCATCTGAAATGGATTTACATAATAATGAAGAAGGATTAAAACTAATAACAAAAGGAAGTGTTGTTTCTAAAAAAGGGTTAATTTATAGAATTGTAAATGCTATTGAGGAGGGGAAAATGAAAATCATAAAAAAAGATAAAAAAGGTAATTTTTTAACTTGTAATGGAGAAGTAATTCACAAAGAGGCGCTTAGAGGTAAATGGGAGAATGATAAATGCTTGATTCCTTCAAATACTAAATAA
- a CDS encoding GreA/GreB family elongation factor, producing MSQLKIKEALFNQCEIFVNKRLHTVTEIISSNQKALQSETKSSAGDKHETGRAMLQLEMEKAGQQLTGITLMKEILAKIEVNKISTVAHLGSVVETVSVNYFLSISAGQITIDHKVYFAISVSSPIGKLLLGKKVGDEIFFNGNIINILSLK from the coding sequence ATGTCGCAATTAAAAATTAAAGAAGCACTTTTTAATCAGTGTGAAATTTTTGTAAACAAACGGTTACATACGGTAACGGAAATTATTTCATCTAATCAAAAAGCATTGCAATCAGAAACCAAAAGTTCTGCAGGTGATAAGCATGAAACTGGTAGGGCAATGTTGCAATTAGAAATGGAAAAAGCGGGTCAACAACTTACCGGAATTACATTAATGAAAGAAATTTTAGCTAAAATAGAAGTAAACAAAATATCTACAGTTGCTCACCTAGGAAGTGTAGTTGAAACAGTTTCGGTTAATTATTTTTTGTCTATTTCTGCAGGGCAAATTACAATTGATCATAAGGTCTATTTTGCTATATCTGTTTCATCTCCTATAGGTAAGTTGTTGTTAGGTAAAAAGGTAGGAGATGAGATTTTTTTTAATGGAAACATTATAAATATCCTGTCTTTAAAATAG
- the dinB gene encoding DNA polymerase IV, which translates to MELQPPFRKIIHVDMDAFYASVAELDNPELRGKAIAVGGEGRRGVISAASYEARKFGVKSAMSGTLAKQKCPHLIFVNTDFARYKEISLQVREIFYEYTDLVEPLSLDEAYLDVTENKKGNPSANTIAREIRDRIFEETGLRASAGISINKFIAKVASDINKPNGQKTVHPDEVIQFLEELPVNKFYGVGKVTAAKMYNLGIFVGNDLKKKSLEELVKSFGKSGAHYYNIVRGIHNSAVKPNRIRKSVAAERTFSENISSEIFMIERLDKIADELEKRMKKSDTKGKTITLKIKYSDFTQQTRSKTKDYFMQAKEEFFPVVKELLFQDEITNSVRLLGLSFGNLNTENKELVWVQLKFEF; encoded by the coding sequence ATGGAATTGCAACCACCCTTTAGAAAAATAATTCATGTAGATATGGATGCTTTTTACGCATCTGTAGCAGAATTAGACAACCCAGAATTAAGAGGGAAAGCAATTGCTGTTGGTGGAGAAGGGAGAAGAGGTGTTATTTCTGCTGCGAGTTATGAAGCACGTAAATTTGGAGTAAAATCTGCCATGAGCGGAACTTTAGCCAAACAAAAATGCCCACATTTAATTTTTGTAAACACAGATTTTGCTCGTTATAAAGAAATTTCATTACAAGTTAGAGAAATATTTTACGAGTATACAGACTTGGTAGAGCCACTTTCTTTAGATGAAGCTTATTTAGATGTTACAGAAAATAAAAAAGGAAATCCGTCTGCAAATACCATTGCAAGAGAAATTAGAGATCGAATTTTTGAAGAAACAGGTTTAAGGGCTTCCGCCGGAATTTCGATAAATAAGTTTATTGCCAAAGTGGCGTCTGATATAAACAAACCAAACGGGCAAAAAACAGTGCATCCAGATGAGGTAATTCAGTTTTTAGAAGAATTACCAGTCAATAAGTTTTATGGAGTTGGTAAAGTAACAGCTGCTAAAATGTATAATTTAGGCATTTTTGTTGGAAACGATTTAAAGAAAAAATCGCTAGAAGAGCTGGTTAAATCTTTTGGTAAATCTGGTGCTCATTATTATAACATTGTTCGTGGTATTCATAATAGTGCAGTAAAACCTAATAGAATTCGAAAATCGGTTGCCGCAGAAAGAACTTTTAGCGAAAATATTTCCTCTGAAATTTTTATGATAGAGAGGTTAGATAAAATTGCTGATGAGTTAGAAAAGCGCATGAAAAAATCAGACACAAAAGGAAAAACCATTACTTTAAAAATTAAATATTCAGATTTTACACAACAAACAAGAAGCAAAACCAAAGATTATTTTATGCAGGCAAAAGAAGAGTTTTTTCCTGTGGTAAAGGAGTTGTTGTTTCAAGATGAAATTACAAATTCTGTCCGTTTATTAGGATTGTCTTTTGGGAATTTAAATACAGAGAATAAAGAATTAGTTTGGGTACAATTAAAGTTTGAATTTTGA
- a CDS encoding HesB/IscA family protein has product MIKVSDTAKKKVIELMTDDGFNAATDFVRVGVKSGGCSGLSYDLTFDNKQEENDKVFIENDVKIIVDKKSFLYLVGTTLEYSGGLNGKGFVFNNPNANRTCGCGESFSL; this is encoded by the coding sequence ATGATAAAAGTTTCAGACACAGCGAAAAAGAAAGTCATAGAACTAATGACTGACGATGGCTTTAATGCAGCAACCGATTTTGTGCGCGTTGGTGTAAAAAGTGGTGGTTGTTCAGGTTTATCTTACGATTTAACTTTTGATAACAAACAAGAAGAAAATGATAAAGTTTTTATAGAGAATGATGTTAAAATCATTGTTGACAAAAAAAGCTTTTTATATTTAGTAGGAACCACCTTAGAATATTCTGGAGGTTTAAACGGAAAAGGATTTGTATTTAACAACCCAAACGCAAATAGAACTTGTGGTTGTGGAGAATCATTCTCACTTTAA
- the sufB gene encoding Fe-S cluster assembly protein SufB, producing the protein MSKYTEEQLEEELKTQEYKYGFYTDIESDTFPIGLSEDVVRAISKKKNEPEWMTEWRLEAYRVWEKMEEPDWANVNYEKPNFQDIAYYSAPKKKPKLNSLDEVDPELLDTFKRLGISLDEQKKLANVAVDIVMDSVSVATTFKKTLGEKGIIFMPISEAIQEHPELVKKYLGTVVPTTDNFYAALNSAVFSDGSFCYIPKGVRCPMELSTYFRINEGGTGQFERTLVVADKGSYVSYLEGCTAPSRDENQLHAAVVELIALDDAEIKYSTVQNWYPGNKEGKGGVYNFVTKRGICENNAKISWTQVETGSAVTWKYPSCILKGNNSVGEFYSIAVTNNFQQADTGTKMIHLGKNTKSTIISKGISAGNSQNSYRGLVHIGARAENARNFSQCDSLLMGNACGAHTFPYIEAKNKSAQIEHEATTSKIGEEQLFYCNQRGIDTEKAIALIVNGFSKEVLNKLPMEFAVEAQKLLEISLEGSVG; encoded by the coding sequence ATGTCAAAGTACACAGAGGAACAGCTAGAAGAAGAATTAAAAACCCAAGAATATAAATACGGTTTTTATACAGATATAGAAAGTGACACATTTCCTATAGGATTAAGTGAAGATGTTGTTCGTGCAATTTCTAAAAAGAAAAACGAGCCAGAATGGATGACCGAATGGCGTTTAGAAGCGTATAGAGTTTGGGAAAAAATGGAAGAACCAGATTGGGCAAATGTTAATTATGAGAAACCAAATTTTCAAGACATTGCTTACTATTCTGCTCCAAAAAAGAAGCCTAAATTAAATAGTTTAGATGAAGTAGACCCAGAATTATTAGACACTTTTAAGCGTTTAGGAATCTCTTTAGATGAACAAAAAAAATTAGCTAATGTAGCTGTAGATATTGTAATGGACTCTGTTTCTGTTGCTACTACTTTTAAGAAAACATTAGGTGAAAAAGGGATTATTTTTATGCCTATTTCAGAAGCAATTCAAGAACACCCAGAATTGGTCAAAAAATATTTAGGAACCGTTGTGCCAACAACAGATAACTTTTATGCAGCATTAAATTCGGCAGTTTTTTCTGACGGATCTTTCTGTTACATTCCTAAAGGTGTTCGTTGCCCAATGGAATTGTCTACTTATTTTAGAATTAATGAAGGTGGAACAGGACAATTTGAAAGAACTTTAGTTGTTGCAGATAAAGGGAGTTATGTTTCTTACTTAGAAGGATGTACAGCACCAAGTAGAGATGAAAACCAACTACACGCAGCAGTTGTAGAATTAATTGCATTAGACGATGCAGAAATTAAATATTCTACAGTACAAAACTGGTATCCTGGTAATAAAGAAGGAAAAGGTGGTGTTTACAATTTTGTAACTAAAAGAGGAATTTGTGAAAACAACGCAAAAATTTCTTGGACACAGGTAGAAACAGGTTCTGCTGTTACATGGAAATATCCTTCATGTATTTTAAAAGGAAACAATTCTGTAGGTGAGTTTTACTCAATTGCAGTTACTAACAATTTTCAACAAGCAGATACTGGAACAAAAATGATTCACTTGGGTAAAAACACCAAGTCTACCATTATTTCTAAAGGTATTTCTGCAGGTAACTCTCAAAACTCTTATAGAGGTTTGGTACATATTGGAGCTCGAGCAGAAAATGCGCGTAATTTCTCTCAATGTGATTCTTTATTAATGGGTAATGCATGTGGCGCACACACGTTTCCATATATAGAAGCTAAAAATAAATCTGCACAAATAGAACACGAAGCAACTACAAGTAAAATTGGTGAAGAACAATTATTTTACTGTAACCAACGTGGTATAGATACAGAAAAAGCAATTGCATTAATTGTAAACGGATTTAGTAAAGAAGTTCTAAATAAATTACCAATGGAATTTGCTGTAGAAGCTCAAAAATTATTGGAAATCAGTTTAGAAGGAAGTGTTGGATAA
- the sufC gene encoding Fe-S cluster assembly ATPase SufC, whose protein sequence is MLKIENLQASIDNKSILKGLNLEVKAGEVHAIMGPNGAGKSTLANIIAGKEDYEVTAGTIELNGEDISELAPEERAHNGVFLSFQYPVEIPGVSVTNFIKTAINETRKAKGLEDMPAKDMLKMIREKSELLEIDRKFLSRSLNEGFSGGEKKRNEIFQMAMLEPKLAILDETDSGLDIDALRIVANGVNKLKSKDNAVIVITHYQRLLDYIVPDFVHVLHDGKIVKSGDASLALELEEKGYDWIKQELV, encoded by the coding sequence ATGTTAAAAATAGAAAATTTACAAGCGAGTATCGACAATAAATCAATTTTAAAAGGATTGAATTTAGAAGTAAAAGCAGGTGAAGTACATGCAATTATGGGACCTAATGGTGCTGGTAAAAGTACTTTAGCAAATATTATTGCAGGAAAAGAAGACTATGAAGTTACTGCTGGTACAATTGAATTAAATGGTGAAGATATTAGTGAATTAGCACCAGAAGAAAGAGCACATAACGGTGTGTTTTTATCTTTTCAATATCCTGTAGAAATTCCTGGAGTTTCTGTAACAAACTTTATTAAAACTGCTATTAACGAAACTCGTAAAGCAAAAGGTTTAGAAGACATGCCAGCAAAAGACATGTTAAAAATGATCAGAGAAAAATCTGAATTATTAGAAATAGACCGTAAATTTTTATCTCGTTCTTTAAACGAAGGTTTTTCTGGAGGAGAAAAGAAACGTAACGAAATTTTTCAAATGGCAATGTTAGAGCCTAAATTAGCTATTCTAGATGAAACAGATTCTGGTTTGGATATTGATGCTTTACGTATTGTTGCAAACGGAGTAAATAAATTAAAATCTAAAGACAACGCTGTTATTGTAATTACACACTACCAACGTTTATTAGATTATATCGTACCAGATTTTGTACACGTTTTACACGATGGAAAAATTGTAAAAAGTGGAGACGCTTCTTTAGCTTTAGAATTAGAAGAAAAAGGGTATGATTGGATTAAGCAAGAACTAGTATAA
- a CDS encoding four helix bundle protein yields the protein MATIRRFEDLEIWQLARKLAQQVIFISKNTDLKNDYRFKDQIKASSGSVMDNIAEGFERDGNLEFRQYLSIAKGSAGEVRSQSYRLFDSEYISEEKLNNLIIECEHLSKKIANFISYLNKRDFKGTKFK from the coding sequence TTGGCTACTATAAGAAGATTCGAAGATTTAGAAATATGGCAACTAGCTAGAAAATTAGCTCAACAAGTTATTTTTATTTCTAAAAATACTGATTTGAAAAACGATTATCGTTTTAAAGATCAAATTAAAGCTTCTTCTGGCTCAGTAATGGATAACATTGCTGAAGGTTTTGAAAGGGATGGAAATTTAGAGTTTAGACAATATTTATCAATTGCAAAAGGTTCTGCTGGAGAAGTTCGTTCACAATCTTACAGACTCTTTGATTCGGAATATATTTCTGAAGAAAAATTAAACAATTTAATTATTGAGTGTGAACATTTGAGTAAAAAAATAGCAAATTTTATCAGCTATTTAAATAAAAGAGATTTTAAAGGAACTAAGTTCAAGTAG
- the sufD gene encoding Fe-S cluster assembly protein SufD — MELKDKIVSSYVAFENDVDINSEIHNIRTKALQNFETLGFPTKKLEAWKYTSLNSILKQDYSIFPNKENTIEFADVKQYFIHDIDTYKIIFIDGKYSSFLSDVTHDGKDICLLSSAISKHKYSPVIENYFNKIAKQDNLTSLNTAFANEGAYIYIPRNVEVEKPIQIINFTTGSEAATMIQPRNLIVVEENAHVQIIERHQSLTDNAVLSNVVTEVYAAKNATVDYYKIQNDNINASLVDNTYIEQKTNSVVSVHTFSFGGNITRNNLNFYQRGEHMDSILKGITIIEGKQHVDHHTLVHHIEPNCESHQDYKGIFDERSTGVFNGKVIVNKEAQKTNAYQQNNNVLISDKATINAKPQLEIFADDVKCSHGCTIGQLDDDALFYMQQRGIPKKEGKALLMFAFANTVLESVKIPEVKQRITKLIAEKLNVNIGFDL, encoded by the coding sequence ATGGAATTAAAAGATAAAATAGTATCGTCTTATGTTGCTTTTGAAAATGATGTAGATATCAATTCAGAAATACATAATATACGTACAAAAGCATTACAAAATTTTGAAACATTAGGGTTTCCTACCAAAAAATTGGAAGCATGGAAATACACTTCTCTAAACTCAATTTTAAAACAAGATTATAGTATTTTTCCTAACAAAGAAAATACAATTGAATTTGCGGATGTAAAACAGTATTTTATTCATGATATTGACACCTATAAAATTATTTTTATAGATGGAAAATACAGCTCTTTCCTTTCTGATGTAACGCATGATGGAAAAGATATTTGTTTACTTTCTTCAGCAATATCAAAACATAAGTATAGTCCTGTAATTGAAAACTATTTCAATAAAATTGCAAAACAAGATAATTTAACATCGTTAAATACTGCTTTTGCAAATGAAGGAGCTTACATTTATATTCCTAGAAATGTAGAGGTAGAAAAGCCAATTCAAATTATTAATTTTACAACAGGTTCTGAAGCTGCAACTATGATTCAGCCAAGAAACTTAATTGTTGTAGAAGAAAATGCACATGTTCAAATTATAGAACGTCATCAAAGTTTAACAGACAACGCTGTGTTGTCTAACGTTGTAACAGAGGTGTATGCAGCTAAAAATGCTACAGTAGATTATTATAAGATTCAGAATGACAATATAAATGCTTCTTTAGTAGACAATACCTACATAGAACAAAAAACAAATAGTGTTGTTTCTGTACATACCTTCTCTTTTGGAGGAAATATTACCAGAAATAATTTAAATTTCTATCAACGTGGAGAACACATGGACTCTATCTTAAAAGGAATTACAATTATTGAAGGAAAACAACATGTAGATCACCACACTTTGGTACATCACATAGAGCCAAATTGCGAATCTCATCAAGATTATAAAGGAATTTTTGACGAGCGTTCTACAGGAGTTTTTAACGGTAAAGTAATTGTTAATAAAGAAGCTCAGAAAACAAATGCATATCAACAAAACAACAATGTTTTAATTAGTGATAAAGCAACGATTAATGCAAAACCACAATTAGAAATTTTTGCTGATGATGTAAAATGTTCTCATGGTTGTACTATTGGTCAACTAGATGATGATGCTTTATTTTACATGCAACAACGTGGTATTCCTAAAAAAGAAGGGAAAGCATTATTAATGTTTGCTTTTGCAAATACCGTTTTAGAAAGCGTTAAAATACCAGAGGTAAAACAACGTATTACCAAATTAATTGCAGAAAAACTAAACGTAAATATTGGTTTCGATTTGTAA
- a CDS encoding ATP-binding cassette domain-containing protein, which yields MIQTQEELIENALLYFKRGDFSLGYRTLLDASLNTDSVEVFTKVLDFVEKYETESSDDKSSLLLLFTECCNQLKNIKIETKNLVGTTILKAENITKDYNSGRFVLGPVNIELKKGDIFGLVGENGNGKTTLLTVLASLNKVSAGSLEYSFSSENKDAYDVLSKLVYIPQRTAVWYGKVLDNLKFALVHYGVKGKKNDLLVLMMVARFGLWKYKDLKWSELSSGYKMRFELARTMLRKPEIILLDEPLANLDILAQQIILEDLKMMSKSPVNPIAMVFSSQQLYEVEKISDEVIYLRNGKPSNELNIAEKTEKQLIIELDATNSREELETVFKELNLEKLEFNGGVYILYFKDEITFNNVLNTIAIHQLNVTYIRDISKSTRRFFVS from the coding sequence ATGATACAAACACAAGAAGAATTAATAGAAAATGCGCTTTTATATTTTAAGAGAGGCGATTTTTCTTTAGGTTATAGAACGCTTTTAGATGCTTCTTTAAATACCGATTCTGTAGAAGTTTTTACTAAGGTGTTAGACTTTGTAGAAAAATACGAAACTGAAAGTAGTGATGATAAATCGTCGCTGCTTTTGTTGTTTACAGAATGCTGTAATCAACTAAAAAATATAAAAATTGAAACCAAAAATTTAGTTGGTACAACCATTTTAAAAGCAGAAAATATTACCAAAGATTATAACAGTGGTCGTTTTGTTTTAGGTCCTGTAAATATAGAATTGAAAAAAGGAGATATTTTTGGTTTAGTTGGCGAAAATGGAAATGGAAAAACAACGTTATTAACGGTGTTGGCTTCTTTAAATAAAGTATCTGCAGGTAGTTTAGAGTATTCTTTTTCATCAGAAAATAAAGACGCGTACGATGTGTTGTCTAAGTTGGTTTACATACCACAAAGAACGGCTGTTTGGTATGGTAAAGTTTTAGATAATTTAAAATTTGCGTTGGTACATTATGGTGTAAAAGGTAAAAAAAATGATTTATTAGTTTTAATGATGGTTGCCAGGTTTGGTCTTTGGAAATACAAAGATTTAAAATGGAGCGAACTTTCTTCTGGATATAAAATGCGTTTTGAGTTGGCAAGAACAATGTTACGCAAACCAGAAATTATTTTGTTAGATGAGCCTTTGGCAAACTTAGATATTTTGGCACAACAAATTATCTTAGAAGATTTAAAGATGATGTCTAAATCGCCTGTAAACCCAATTGCAATGGTGTTTTCTTCTCAGCAATTATATGAAGTAGAAAAAATTTCTGATGAGGTTATTTATTTAAGAAACGGTAAACCTTCTAATGAGTTAAACATTGCAGAAAAAACAGAAAAGCAATTAATTATAGAATTAGATGCAACCAACTCTAGAGAAGAATTAGAAACTGTTTTTAAAGAACTGAATTTAGAAAAGCTAGAGTTTAATGGAGGTGTTTATATCTTGTACTTTAAGGATGAAATTACATTTAATAATGTGCTAAATACAATTGCAATTCATCAATTAAATGTAACGTATATTAGAGATATTTCTAAATCTACCAGACGCTTTTTTGTATCTTAA
- a CDS encoding serine hydrolase domain-containing protein: protein MKIFKRILLLILITIVGVVIYNYPKLNLLAGYSAKNIASSVFVADRTLEFTDTTDNDFSPVNLAADAIDLENKNATSSAFGLLTRKAIFREGLGAVLTLEESDETADYLVPRRLKADNNTPYPYGNAPQIDTVFASLDYDKLNESVDLLFDAVHKTRAVLVIYKDKIVSEKYVDGFDKNSKLLGWSMTKSLLSTVFGIMETQGGINVFDKAPIASWQNDDRKNITINNLLQMNSGLEWDENYEKISDATKMLFLERDMTKMQENKPLVGTPNESWNYSSGTSNLLSGILRTYFKTHQEYLDFWYTNFIDKIGMNSMVLEADLSGNYVGSSYSWATARDWSKFGLLYLKNGNWNGEELFTKDWVTYATTPTLGSNGTYGAQFWLNAENDFKDVPKNMYYADGFQGQRVYVLPDQEMVIVRFGLRNFDENTFLKGVIESIK from the coding sequence ATGAAAATTTTTAAACGAATTCTACTTTTGATATTGATTACTATAGTTGGTGTTGTTATTTACAATTACCCAAAATTGAATCTTTTGGCTGGTTATTCGGCTAAAAATATCGCCTCGTCTGTTTTTGTTGCAGATAGAACTTTAGAGTTTACAGATACAACAGACAATGATTTTTCTCCAGTTAATTTGGCTGCTGATGCCATTGATTTAGAGAATAAGAATGCAACGTCTTCTGCTTTTGGCTTGTTAACCAGAAAAGCTATATTTAGAGAAGGTTTAGGGGCTGTTTTAACTTTAGAAGAGAGCGATGAAACTGCAGATTATTTAGTTCCTAGAAGGTTAAAAGCAGACAATAATACGCCTTATCCTTACGGAAATGCACCACAAATTGATACCGTTTTTGCAAGTTTAGATTATGATAAGTTAAATGAATCGGTTGATTTATTGTTTGATGCTGTACATAAAACAAGAGCGGTTTTGGTTATTTATAAAGATAAAATTGTTTCAGAAAAATATGTAGACGGATTTGATAAAAATTCAAAATTACTGGGGTGGTCTATGACTAAGAGTTTGTTAAGTACTGTTTTTGGTATTATGGAAACTCAAGGTGGAATTAATGTGTTTGATAAAGCTCCAATTGCTTCTTGGCAAAATGATGATCGTAAAAATATTACCATTAACAATTTATTACAAATGAATTCTGGTTTAGAATGGGATGAGAATTATGAAAAAATTTCTGATGCGACTAAAATGTTGTTTCTAGAAAGAGATATGACCAAGATGCAAGAAAATAAGCCTTTGGTGGGTACCCCAAACGAAAGTTGGAATTACTCTTCTGGAACTTCCAATCTATTGTCAGGTATTTTAAGAACTTACTTTAAAACACATCAAGAATATTTAGACTTTTGGTACACTAACTTTATTGATAAAATAGGAATGAACTCTATGGTCTTAGAAGCCGATTTAAGCGGAAATTACGTTGGTTCTTCTTATTCTTGGGCAACGGCAAGAGATTGGTCTAAATTTGGTCTTTTATACCTTAAAAACGGAAATTGGAATGGAGAAGAGCTTTTTACTAAAGATTGGGTGACTTATGCTACAACGCCAACACTAGGTTCTAACGGAACTTATGGTGCACAGTTTTGGTTAAATGCAGAAAATGATTTTAAAGATGTACCTAAAAACATGTATTATGCAGATGGTTTTCAAGGACAAAGAGTATATGTTTTACCAGACCAAGAGATGGTGATTGTCCGTTTTGGTTTGAGAAATTTTGATGAAAACACCTTTTTAAAAGGTGTGATTGAGTCGATTAAATAA